A region of the Myxococcales bacterium genome:
GCTGGAACTCCTCGAGCTTGCCGAGGGCCTTGAAGCCGTCGGCCGCCGTCTCGGTGGTGTAGCCCTCGTCGTGGAGGATCTCGCTCAGCGCGGCTCGCGCGTTCGCCTCGTCGTCGACAATCAGGATCCGCCCGCGGCCCATGCCCCAACCTTTAGCACCGGACCCGCGCGCGTGGGCTGCGGACAGTCAAGTTGTGTCACGTCGGGCGCAGATGCGTGGGCGGCCAACCTCCCGTATGCTGGGCGGCGATGGCCGAGCCCGCCCGCCCCGAAGTCGTGCTCTCCGTGAGCAAGCTCTCGAAGACGTTCAAGAAGCCGTTCTCCGGGAAGAAGGTGCACGCGGTGAAGGAGGTCTCCTTCGAGGTGCGGAGGGGCGAGATCTTCGGCTTCTTGGGGCCCAACGGCGCGGGCAAGACGACGACCATCAAGATGCTGACGGGCCTCATCTCGCCCACCGGCGGCCGCGCCTCCCTGCTCGGGCTCCCCGTTCCCTCGAGCGACGCGATGGGGCGCGTCGGTTTTCTTCCAGAAAACCCTTATGTTTACCCGTACTTGACCCCGCGCGAGTTCGTCACGCTCGCGGGCCGCCTGAACGACGTCCCCGGGCGGACCCTGCAGAAGCGCGTCCCGGAGGTGCTCGATCGCGTGGGCGTGCTCTACGCGATAGACCGCGCGGTGCGCGCGCTCTCCAAGGGCATGCTCCAGCGGGTCGGGCTCGCCGCCGCGCTCATCCACGACCCGGAGATGCTCATCCTCGACGAGCCGATGAGCGGCCTCGACCCGGTGGGCCGCAAGGAGGTCCGCGACCTCATTCTGGACGAGCAGCGTGGGGGCCGCACCGTGCTCTTCTCGAGCCACATCTTGAGCGACGTGGAGATGCTGTGCGACCGGGTGAGCATCCTGAAGAAGGGCGAGGTCGTCGTCGCGGGCACCATGCGCGAGCTCCTCGGCGAATCGGGCGGCCTCCGCGAGATCACGCTCGGCGACGCGAGCGACGCGCTGCTCGACGCGCTGCGCACGAGCGGCTTCGAGCCGCGCTCGCTCGGGCGGTCCTGGGC
Encoded here:
- a CDS encoding ABC transporter ATP-binding protein; this encodes MAEPARPEVVLSVSKLSKTFKKPFSGKKVHAVKEVSFEVRRGEIFGFLGPNGAGKTTTIKMLTGLISPTGGRASLLGLPVPSSDAMGRVGFLPENPYVYPYLTPREFVTLAGRLNDVPGRTLQKRVPEVLDRVGVLYAIDRAVRALSKGMLQRVGLAAALIHDPEMLILDEPMSGLDPVGRKEVRDLILDEQRGGRTVLFSSHILSDVEMLCDRVSILKKGEVVVAGTMRELLGESGGLREITLGDASDALLDALRTSGFEPRSLGRSWALQAEGDDRVRAVLEAALEANARVESVVAHRETLEDIFVRRAI